A region from the Vicinamibacterales bacterium genome encodes:
- a CDS encoding VOC family protein, whose amino-acid sequence MPLPADAHIGTVSLTVSDLDRSLPFYRDILGFQEISRAGRTSSLSAGGGRPLIELHERRDAVPRPRRSTGLFHFAILVPSRAALGRSLRRLADRQWPLSGAADHLVSEALYLDDPDGLGIEIYRDRPRETWRRANGELAMATDPLDVQGVASEAGADEPWQGLDADTVIGHMHLHVSRLDEGEAFYCGEIGFAPMVRSYPGALFVSAGGYHHHLGMNTWAGVGAPAPPENAVGLRSFSIEGNGLDRRDVEDAAARVVVTLVGG is encoded by the coding sequence ATGCCTCTCCCGGCCGATGCCCACATCGGGACCGTCAGCCTGACCGTCAGCGATCTGGATCGGTCGCTGCCGTTCTATCGCGACATCCTGGGGTTCCAGGAGATCTCGCGGGCCGGGCGGACGTCGTCGCTGTCGGCCGGCGGTGGTCGCCCGTTGATCGAACTGCACGAGCGCCGCGACGCCGTGCCCCGTCCGCGGCGCAGCACCGGCCTGTTCCACTTCGCCATCCTGGTGCCGTCGCGTGCCGCGCTCGGCCGCTCGCTGCGGCGGCTCGCCGATCGGCAATGGCCGCTCAGCGGCGCCGCCGATCACCTGGTCAGCGAGGCGTTATACCTCGATGACCCGGATGGCCTGGGGATCGAGATCTACCGCGACCGTCCGCGCGAGACCTGGCGGCGCGCCAACGGTGAACTGGCCATGGCCACCGATCCGCTGGACGTGCAGGGCGTGGCCAGCGAGGCCGGTGCGGACGAGCCGTGGCAGGGGCTGGACGCGGACACGGTGATTGGCCACATGCACCTTCACGTCTCCCGGCTGGACGAGGGCGAGGCGTTCTATTGCGGCGAGATCGGCTTCGCGCCGATGGTCCGTTCGTATCCCGGTGCGTTGTTCGTGTCGGCCGGCGGCTACCATCACCACCTGGGGATGAACACCTGGGCCGGCGTGGGCGCCCCGGCGCCGCCGGAAAACGCCGTCGGTCTGCGGTCGTTCAGTATCGAAGGAAACGGTCTCGACCGTCGTGACGTGGAAGACGCCGCCGCCCGGGTCGTGGTGA